Proteins from a genomic interval of Candidatus Schekmanbacteria bacterium:
- a CDS encoding (Fe-S)-binding protein produces the protein MELEKYRYDVEMCVRSSSCKWIDPMYSKSKRFNKICPINTKFKFDSFSCQGIMDIALAYLDGEIGINKDLYEILYHCTLCGACDVMCKRCIDNERLEVIEAFRCRYIEKGGKVAPVQKKILANVVSKGNLYGASPQKRVDWYRSGEASREDSPPEVLYFVGCSASYRYNSIAQSTVRILESASVSYKLFPQEQCCGNPLIRLGYKKEADEIREKNLQLLSESGCNTIVTSCAECYHMWKVDYPRLAEKSGTDYEILHISEYTEKLLEEGRLKISGSLEKKITYHDSCRLGRLSEPYVHWDGKRIEFGRTDPPKVWRRGTNGVYDAPRNVFGKISGIELREMERMKENTWCCGAGGMVKWIYNDFSLWSAKERLEEAGQTDAEILVSSCPFCKWNFSEANENENLEIMDFTELVAKVI, from the coding sequence ATGGAACTAGAAAAATATAGATATGATGTTGAAATGTGCGTTAGGTCTTCATCCTGCAAATGGATTGACCCGATGTATTCCAAAAGCAAGCGATTCAATAAAATATGTCCTATAAACACAAAATTTAAATTTGATTCCTTTTCCTGCCAAGGGATTATGGATATAGCTCTTGCGTATCTTGACGGGGAAATCGGCATCAACAAAGACCTTTATGAAATACTTTATCATTGTACTCTTTGTGGTGCCTGTGATGTTATGTGCAAGAGGTGTATAGACAATGAAAGATTGGAAGTAATTGAGGCATTTAGATGCCGTTATATAGAGAAAGGCGGTAAGGTGGCTCCTGTGCAAAAAAAGATTCTGGCAAATGTCGTATCAAAAGGCAATTTATATGGCGCCTCTCCGCAAAAAAGGGTTGATTGGTATAGGAGTGGAGAAGCATCGAGAGAAGATTCTCCTCCTGAAGTTCTCTATTTTGTAGGGTGTTCTGCTTCATATCGTTACAATTCAATTGCGCAGTCGACAGTCAGAATATTGGAAAGTGCAAGCGTTTCTTACAAACTTTTCCCTCAGGAGCAGTGCTGTGGAAATCCACTTATTCGTCTTGGATACAAAAAGGAAGCTGACGAGATAAGAGAGAAGAATCTCCAATTATTGTCCGAGAGCGGATGCAATACGATAGTTACATCTTGTGCAGAATGTTATCATATGTGGAAAGTAGATTATCCGCGGCTTGCAGAAAAGAGCGGTACCGATTATGAGATACTGCACATAAGCGAATATACTGAAAAGCTCTTGGAAGAGGGACGCCTTAAAATTAGTGGAAGTTTAGAGAAAAAAATCACATATCACGATTCTTGTCGGCTTGGCAGATTGTCGGAGCCCTATGTCCATTGGGATGGCAAACGGATTGAGTTTGGAAGAACTGATCCTCCAAAAGTTTGGAGAAGAGGCACCAACGGTGTCTATGATGCGCCGCGTAATGTATTCGGTAAAATTTCTGGAATTGAGCTTCGAGAGATGGAGCGTATGAAAGAAAACACTTGGTGCTGCGGTGCAGGTGGAATGGTGAAATGGATTTATAATGATTTTTCTCTTTGGAGTGCAAAAGAGCGCCTTGAAGAGGCAGGACAGACAGATGCAGAAATCCTTGTTTCTTCCTGTCCATTTTGTAAATGGAATTTTTCTGAAGCTAATGAAAATGAGAATCTCGAAATAATGGATTTTACTGAGTTGGTTGCAAAAGTTATTTAA
- a CDS encoding FAD-binding oxidoreductase, translating into MSVREELKKIVGNENIVEDTDSLLRYCADESPFKGKMPNYAVKVKSADEIKNILKLANKKKIPVVPSSSKIHFNGASLPTQGGILLDMSEMDKILLIDERNRKIIIEPGVSWKKIDEELEKKKLRMFNPLFPHSGTSALTDLLERVPALIPKFEYADPILTLEAVFPTGDLMRTGSASITMSYKGDNPAVDLVCPYGPGMDFFRLFHGAQGTLGVVTWAAVKLEHRSPLKKLFLFGYEGIEDAISDIQKIQRSMIGQECFILDNTNASLILSQGDISKCEALKRKLPKFLAMLMLRGAKRRPEEKIAYEEKALKEIMKDKDNEISSSFEQESEWLKGNVEKCWPDEKVYWKNMLKGRVLQISYKTTANRIPHLLSKYEQIVSTTNMKNIECGLYIQPIEYGRAYHCEHHLYYEDNGKDISDKILSFNRQAVMGLNSEGAFFSTPYGDVGKIIFDKTGGYREAVRKIKNIFDPAGIMNPGRLSF; encoded by the coding sequence TTGTCAGTTAGAGAAGAGTTAAAGAAAATAGTTGGTAATGAAAATATAGTAGAAGATACTGATAGTTTATTAAGGTATTGCGCTGATGAGAGCCCTTTCAAAGGCAAAATGCCGAATTACGCAGTGAAAGTAAAAAGTGCCGATGAGATTAAAAACATTCTTAAATTAGCAAACAAGAAGAAAATTCCTGTTGTCCCTTCAAGCTCAAAGATACATTTTAATGGAGCATCGCTACCCACGCAGGGTGGAATACTCCTCGATATGTCCGAAATGGATAAAATCCTTCTCATCGATGAGAGGAACAGAAAAATAATTATTGAACCAGGAGTTAGCTGGAAAAAAATCGATGAGGAGCTTGAGAAAAAAAAATTGAGAATGTTCAATCCTCTTTTCCCTCATTCAGGGACATCAGCGCTTACTGATTTGTTGGAAAGAGTGCCTGCTCTGATTCCAAAGTTTGAGTATGCAGACCCAATCCTTACTCTTGAAGCCGTTTTTCCGACAGGCGACCTTATGAGAACCGGTTCTGCCTCTATCACAATGTCTTATAAAGGCGACAATCCTGCTGTTGATTTGGTTTGCCCTTATGGACCGGGAATGGATTTTTTCCGACTTTTCCACGGAGCGCAGGGAACATTAGGAGTTGTAACATGGGCAGCAGTAAAACTTGAACATCGTTCTCCATTGAAAAAGCTATTCCTTTTTGGTTATGAAGGAATTGAGGATGCAATAAGTGACATACAAAAGATTCAACGCTCGATGATAGGTCAGGAATGTTTTATTCTCGATAATACCAATGCATCATTGATTCTCTCTCAGGGCGATATTTCAAAATGTGAAGCGCTGAAGCGAAAATTGCCTAAATTTCTTGCAATGCTTATGTTAAGAGGCGCAAAGAGAAGGCCGGAAGAAAAAATTGCCTATGAAGAAAAAGCGCTAAAAGAGATTATGAAAGATAAAGATAATGAAATTTCATCTTCCTTTGAGCAGGAAAGCGAGTGGCTAAAAGGAAATGTTGAAAAATGTTGGCCAGATGAGAAGGTTTATTGGAAGAATATGTTGAAAGGACGAGTCCTTCAAATTTCCTATAAGACTACAGCGAATAGAATTCCTCATCTCCTTTCCAAATATGAGCAGATAGTTTCAACGACAAATATGAAAAATATAGAGTGTGGATTATATATTCAGCCAATTGAATATGGCAGGGCTTATCATTGTGAACATCATTTGTATTATGAAGACAATGGGAAGGATATTTCTGATAAAATTCTTTCTTTCAATAGACAAGCAGTTATGGGATTGAATAGCGAAGGAGCTTTTTTCAGCACACCTTATGGAGATGTTGGAAAAATAATTTTTGATAAAACAGGCGGATATAGGGAAGCCGTTAGGAAAATCAAAAATATATTTGACCCTGCCGGAATAATGAACCCGGGCAGGTTATCCTTTTAG
- a CDS encoding FAD-binding oxidoreductase, protein MALPIEAKKELIAVVGEENFTDSKTKCEAYSRGGYGKFSWDRNRKIPGCVVLPSSTEEVQAIVKIANRYKLPYIPLGTFYIALCVPIKPNTIMIDMKRMDKLEIDEENMYAIVEPYVTYTELQTEAMKLGLYTSAPSCGAQVSVIANHLNQGMGQLVHRVGYANRRVLAAEWILPDGELIRTGSATNGDDYFWGEGPGPDLRGIMRGWFGNFGGLGIVTKMAVKLFPMPFKGVPKSVGVSPNTAFKLPEDRFKWFTIFFPTTEKAIDAMYEIGHSEIAAVSVRVPFIWRYIARAKSRDDFAAKWNADKHKFGKATPSMVRVMLVGFASEEQLEYEEKVLRDIVSEIGGEIEEASPYSSGQVFKLGISSNVTVPAGFFAVTKFAFDSLDHARRALSETADLKANFIPPFFDDSEESGWMQSYDMGHIGYGEFFSYFDKSMVDKFLEYEVASIDHDIKMGAYPGAQWSQHHEQIGKATGNYHLLMEKIGKSFDPKHVSNPTRLVPTRGKK, encoded by the coding sequence ATGGCATTACCGATTGAAGCCAAGAAGGAACTCATTGCAGTAGTTGGTGAAGAAAATTTTACGGATTCCAAAACTAAATGTGAAGCATATTCCCGCGGCGGTTATGGCAAGTTTTCGTGGGATAGAAATAGGAAAATACCCGGTTGTGTTGTCCTGCCATCAAGCACAGAAGAGGTGCAGGCAATAGTCAAAATTGCAAATCGTTACAAGCTTCCCTATATTCCTCTTGGCACTTTCTATATCGCTTTGTGTGTTCCAATTAAGCCCAATACGATAATGATTGATATGAAGCGGATGGATAAGCTCGAGATAGATGAAGAAAATATGTATGCCATAGTAGAGCCCTATGTTACCTATACAGAGCTTCAAACAGAAGCAATGAAATTGGGGCTTTATACAAGCGCCCCTTCCTGCGGTGCACAGGTTTCTGTTATCGCTAATCATCTCAATCAAGGGATGGGACAGCTAGTACATCGTGTTGGATATGCAAATAGAAGAGTGCTTGCCGCTGAATGGATATTGCCTGACGGGGAATTGATTAGAACAGGGTCAGCCACTAACGGAGATGATTATTTTTGGGGAGAAGGTCCCGGACCTGATTTACGCGGTATTATGAGAGGTTGGTTTGGTAATTTCGGCGGCTTGGGAATAGTAACGAAAATGGCTGTAAAACTTTTTCCTATGCCTTTCAAGGGAGTGCCCAAAAGCGTTGGTGTATCTCCAAATACAGCTTTTAAGCTTCCTGAAGACCGTTTCAAATGGTTTACAATCTTTTTCCCAACAACGGAAAAAGCCATCGATGCGATGTATGAAATAGGACATTCTGAGATAGCTGCTGTAAGCGTTCGCGTGCCCTTTATTTGGAGATATATTGCGCGGGCAAAGTCGCGAGACGATTTTGCTGCAAAGTGGAATGCAGATAAGCATAAATTTGGGAAAGCTACTCCAAGTATGGTTCGAGTTATGTTGGTTGGTTTTGCATCAGAGGAACAGCTTGAGTATGAGGAAAAAGTCCTGCGAGATATTGTTTCTGAAATCGGCGGTGAGATAGAAGAAGCATCACCATATTCGAGTGGGCAGGTTTTCAAGCTCGGAATTTCAAGTAATGTGACAGTGCCAGCCGGCTTTTTTGCTGTTACGAAGTTTGCTTTCGATTCACTTGACCATGCAAGGCGCGCCCTATCAGAGACAGCAGACCTCAAAGCTAATTTTATCCCGCCTTTCTTCGACGATAGTGAAGAAAGCGGTTGGATGCAGAGTTATGATATGGGGCATATCGGTTACGGAGAATTCTTCTCTTATTTTGACAAGAGTATGGTTGATAAGTTTTTGGAATATGAGGTTGCTTCAATAGACCATGATATAAAGATGGGTGCCTATCCCGGTGCGCAATGGTCACAACACCACGAGCAGATAGGAAAGGCGACGGGCAATTACCATTTACTTATGGAGAAGATCGGCAAGTCCTTCGACCCGAAACATGTTTCCAATCCAACAAGGCTTGTCCCTACCCGCGGAAAGAAATAA